The sequence below is a genomic window from Bacteroidales bacterium MB20-C3-3.
CAAATGCCTCTGACTTTGTATTCACTTTTGTAGGAAATGTTGATGAAGCTATCCTTAAACCACTTGTAGAGACTTATATTGCTTCTCTTCCTTCTAACAAGAGCCAGAAAGAGAACTGGGCAAATGTTGGTTTGATCCCTGTTAAGGGCAAAGTTGTAAAGCATTTTGAGAAAGCGATGCAGACTCCAAAGGCAACAGTTTATACAATTATGTCAGGTAAAATTCCTTACACTGTGGAGAATACAATCCTTGCAAGTTTTGCAAAGCAAGTATTTGATATGGTATTTACCCGTTCAATCCGCGAAGACGAGGGTGGAACATACGGAGTAGGGGTTAACATGTCTCTCTCTTATTATCCTGATGATAATTTTATGTTCTTGTTTGGCTTTGATACTGATGTGGCCCTTAGGGAAAAGCTTCTTGCCAGAGCACATAAAGAGATAGGTATAGTACTTGAGAAAGGTGTTAGCCAGGAGGATTTTGCCAAAATTATGGAGTATTCACAGAAGACATTCACTCAGAATCTTCGTGAAAATAATTACTGGCTGGGAGTTATCAATACAAGATTTATGCTTGGAAAAGACATGCACTCTACTTACGAAAGCACACTTAAGAGCATAACCCCTGAAAAGGTAACAAAATTCATTAAGCAAACATTAACTCAAGGCAACCAGATTGAGGTTGTAATGAATGGTAAATAAACAAGTATGAGCCCTGTTATAGAGATTGGCAATTGCCTCGTTTCTTCTGAAATACTGACCGAGAAATTTGCTTGCGACTATCCCGTTTGTCACGGCGTATGCTGTATAATTGGTGATAGCGGAGCACCTCTTGAAAAAGAGGAGTGCTCTCTCTTAAAGGGTGAATATGAAAAATTTAAAAACGAACTCAGAGACGAGGGGATTCGCTCAATTGAGGAGCAGGGTCCCTTTGTCCTTGATTCTGACGGGGATTTTGTAACCCCGCTTATTAACGGAGAGGAGTGTGCCTACACTCTCTTTGATAATTCAGATAATTGCTTCTGCGGGATTGAGGTGGCGTGGAATAAAAAAAT
It includes:
- a CDS encoding DUF3109 family protein, whose amino-acid sequence is MSPVIEIGNCLVSSEILTEKFACDYPVCHGVCCIIGDSGAPLEKEECSLLKGEYEKFKNELRDEGIRSIEEQGPFVLDSDGDFVTPLINGEECAYTLFDNSDNCFCGIEVAWNKKMTTFRKPISCWLYPIRVSKLSNGMTALNLHKWHICTDAFKKGKKEGIPVYQFLREPLIFAFGEEFWTQLDIAYKELFCSE